A genomic region of Bernardetia sp. ABR2-2B contains the following coding sequences:
- a CDS encoding TolC family protein: protein MNYLNYFFVKLLFIGFILVFSLFSSSSLKAQNDSIQIDVIQDPLLELETVPILSLLEIEDTLSLSEVYEVIFEYHPLIQKAKLIPALAIQDIRKARGMFDPTIMGEWTEKQYKETNYYQRINAEIKVPTILGFDLKAGYETNSGVYLNNDENLPDEGLFYAGIELPLLRNLIFDERRATLRKAQVFAEMAQAEQQKEINKLFFAVAKDYWEWYAAYESLKVAEEGIEVAEFRFESVKDAFEYGKYRAIDTTEALMELQKRKVERLQSLVDFEKTRLALSGHVWSEDGEALFIKPTIAPSSMGGQLEKFDLQGMLATAAEFHPELLKQNFKLNTLKIDRKLYQFSLMPQLDLSYKPILYPRKANNLALQEDYKFGLKLYAPLFLRKERASFAMARIKIRQQELDLNFTQRDIQIGVEQAYIQVNRLAQMVELQKRNAANAFVLRDGEQTLFELGSSTVFLINYRERYYLDAKLKLIQLEMKYAKAKAELLWSSGQNEFVDLRNQE from the coding sequence ATGAATTACTTAAATTACTTTTTCGTAAAGTTACTTTTCATAGGCTTTATTTTAGTTTTTAGTCTATTTTCTTCTTCAAGTTTGAAGGCACAAAATGATTCAATTCAAATTGATGTTATTCAAGATCCTTTACTTGAGCTTGAAACTGTTCCCATTCTTTCTTTATTGGAGATTGAAGACACGCTTTCTTTGTCAGAAGTATATGAAGTAATCTTTGAATATCATCCACTTATTCAGAAAGCAAAACTAATTCCTGCACTTGCTATTCAAGATATTAGAAAAGCAAGAGGGATGTTTGACCCAACCATAATGGGCGAATGGACAGAAAAACAGTATAAAGAAACAAACTACTATCAAAGAATAAATGCTGAAATTAAAGTTCCTACTATTTTGGGGTTTGATTTGAAGGCAGGTTATGAAACTAACTCAGGCGTTTATTTGAATAATGATGAAAATCTTCCAGATGAAGGACTTTTTTATGCAGGAATAGAGCTACCTCTTCTTAGAAATTTGATTTTTGATGAACGACGTGCTACGCTGCGAAAAGCACAAGTTTTTGCAGAAATGGCACAAGCCGAACAACAGAAAGAAATCAATAAATTATTTTTTGCTGTGGCAAAAGATTACTGGGAGTGGTATGCAGCTTATGAGAGTTTGAAGGTAGCAGAAGAGGGAATTGAGGTGGCAGAGTTTCGTTTTGAGAGCGTGAAAGATGCCTTTGAATATGGAAAATACCGTGCAATAGATACAACAGAGGCACTTATGGAGCTTCAAAAACGAAAAGTAGAGCGTTTGCAATCTCTTGTAGATTTTGAAAAAACTCGTCTTGCTCTTTCTGGTCATGTGTGGTCAGAAGATGGAGAGGCTCTTTTTATTAAGCCTACGATTGCGCCTTCAAGTATGGGAGGACAACTAGAAAAATTTGATTTGCAAGGTATGTTGGCTACGGCTGCCGAATTTCATCCAGAATTATTAAAACAAAACTTCAAACTCAATACACTCAAGATAGACAGAAAGCTATATCAATTTTCTTTGATGCCTCAATTAGATTTATCTTATAAACCGATTCTCTATCCACGTAAAGCAAATAATTTGGCTCTTCAAGAAGATTATAAATTTGGTTTGAAACTCTACGCCCCTTTATTTTTGAGGAAAGAACGAGCTAGTTTTGCTATGGCAAGAATAAAAATTCGTCAGCAAGAATTAGATTTGAATTTTACACAGCGAGATATTCAGATTGGAGTCGAACAAGCTTATATTCAAGTTAATCGTTTGGCACAAATGGTAGAACTACAAAAACGAAATGCTGCCAATGCATTTGTTTTGCGTGATGGAGAACAAACACTTTTTGAGCTTGGAAGCAGCACCGTTTTTTTGATAAATTATAGAGAACGTTATTATCTTGATGCCAAATTAAAGCTTATTCAGTTAGAAATGAAATATGCAAAAGCAAAAGCAGAACTCCTTTGGAGCTCAGGACAGAATGAATTTGTGGATTTGAGGAATCAAGAGTAG
- a CDS encoding DUF695 domain-containing protein, whose amino-acid sequence MTTEEKLNQAYKNFWIWFLKNERRFFKIVKSKKYIEQGFLDPILEELEKIKDGFYILTGMKSEEVVDLIFTADADLSNIVFIEELVRAAPNLENWNFEASKPASDIEQIQIQIEETIFNSDTLKFYPTQHQDYPDEIEITIVYQEFEETDKGKITNGIYLFLENYLGELHFASTIDVLNIESKKETANQELIPIEKLKSYLIWREKEYQEKYGEIVEIIKNNDQQKSYSLLKGELPNGKALLAIINKTLLHWNNKSSCPYITALNINYEKINGFLSNGFPKSEIADRLEELEDNILNKLKNSKAYLSIGRETANNHRKIYFASTDFRFISKVMFDIQQKYIDVFEIDYEIYKDKYWQSFERFMVE is encoded by the coding sequence ATGACAACAGAAGAAAAGCTAAACCAAGCCTATAAGAACTTTTGGATTTGGTTTCTAAAAAATGAAAGACGTTTTTTCAAAATTGTAAAGAGTAAAAAATATATTGAACAGGGTTTTCTTGACCCAATATTAGAAGAATTAGAAAAAATAAAAGATGGCTTTTATATCCTGACAGGAATGAAAAGTGAAGAGGTTGTAGATTTGATTTTTACAGCAGATGCAGATTTGAGCAATATCGTTTTTATTGAAGAGCTTGTTAGAGCTGCACCAAATTTGGAAAACTGGAATTTTGAAGCCTCAAAACCAGCTTCTGATATTGAGCAAATTCAGATACAAATAGAAGAAACAATTTTTAATAGTGATACCTTAAAATTTTATCCTACTCAACATCAAGACTACCCTGATGAAATAGAAATTACGATAGTTTATCAAGAATTCGAAGAGACAGATAAAGGAAAAATAACGAATGGAATATATCTTTTCTTAGAAAACTATTTAGGAGAACTACATTTTGCCTCCACGATTGATGTTTTGAATATAGAATCGAAAAAAGAAACTGCTAATCAAGAGCTAATTCCAATAGAAAAACTAAAAAGCTATCTTATTTGGAGAGAAAAAGAATACCAAGAAAAGTATGGCGAGATAGTAGAAATTATAAAAAATAATGACCAACAAAAAAGTTACTCATTACTTAAAGGAGAGCTTCCAAATGGCAAAGCTTTACTAGCCATAATCAACAAAACATTATTGCATTGGAACAACAAATCATCTTGTCCTTATATTACAGCTTTGAATATCAATTATGAAAAAATAAACGGCTTTTTGAGTAACGGTTTTCCAAAAAGTGAAATTGCAGACCGTTTAGAAGAACTAGAAGACAATATTCTGAACAAACTAAAAAACTCTAAAGCTTATTTGAGTATCGGAAGAGAAACAGCAAATAATCACAGAAAAATCTATTTTGCTTCTACAGATTTTAGATTTATTTCAAAAGTAATGTTTGATATTCAACAAAAATATATTGATGTCTTTGAAATAGATTATGAAATCTACAAAGATAAATACTGGCAGTCTTTTGAGCGTTTTATGGTAGAGTAA